A stretch of the Gracilinanus agilis isolate LMUSP501 chromosome 4, AgileGrace, whole genome shotgun sequence genome encodes the following:
- the EFCAB3 gene encoding EF-hand calcium-binding domain-containing protein 3 has translation MSVSSDSKLKYKLKPLTKIPASHIRGRDFQGFIQDHVKHKERLTQGQLDAFLDAFECFDKDETGCIDSHALQSTAAKLGIDLTNQEIQDELDYADIDRDGKLNFPDFLTVLTDNDRFIQAVVPETDPNSDLVDSTGILLFEMLSKLVETAALPRKSMIDIVCYYRKKYHDAAGRPMWRRYDAGGKKRRKSKRDSMNQGTSTAAFADASRIAIMSEKDLLKFLEELKRCSPPSDSPYAKIPIFPLFPNMDGTVMGKPFKDLQRLELLRKKEPLHFFEDYFFHRRNWKAQAASMKPLENSNWPEEIINIDHMLKKKRQWTVTEAACLRHQVKKATDAYHLGVALGHRKDMLNFWRKIRGDLIGLETGNESFYDTFSTYTWSWNVCQELLSSKDLKLNDARTNRYSHARALFSSFPYITESDIELGRKRKRKRTLRGQT, from the exons ATGTCGgtttcttctgattctaagctAAAGTATAAGCTGAAACCCCTGACAAAAATTCCAGCAAGTCACATCAG GGGTAGAGACTTCCAAGGCTTTATTCAGGACCATGTTAAACACAAAGAACGATTAACTCAAGGACAACTGGACG CCTTCCTAGATGCTTTTGAGTGCTTTGACAAGGATGAAACAGGCTGCATTGATTCACATGCATTACAGTCTACTGCAGCTAAATTGGGGATTGATCTAACAAATCAAGAAATCCAGGATGAACTAGATTATGCTGATATTGACA GAGATGGAAAGCTGAATTTTCCAGACTTTCTCACTGTTTTAACAGATAATGATCGCTTTATCCAGGCTGTTG tCCCAGAAACTGACCCCAACTCAGATCTTGTTGATTCTACGGGGATCCTGTTGTTTGAAATGCTGTCGAAGCTGGTGGAAACTGCAGCACTGCCTAGGAAGTCTATGATAGACATAGTATG ctATTACCGGAAAAAATATCATGATGCTGCTGGCAGGCCAATGTGGAGGCGCTACGATGCCGGTGGAAAAAAGAGGCGCAAGTCCAAGAGGGATTCAATGAACCAGGGGACCAGCACAGCTGCCTTTGCTGATGCCTCCCGCATTGCTATAATGAGCGAGAAGGATTTGTTGaaattcctggaagagctcaaga GATGCAGTCCCCCCTCTGACAGTCCATATGCTAAAATACCCATCTTCCCACTGTTTCCAAATATGGATGGGACGGTTATGGGAAAGCCATTCAAAGACTTACAAAGATTGGAGTTGCTGAGGAAGAAGGAGCCTTTACATTTCTTTGAGGACTATTTTTTCCATAGAAGAAACTGGAAGGCACAG gCAGCATCTATGAAACCTTTAGAAAATTCAAACTGGCCAGAAGAGATTATCAATATTGATCACATGCTCAAGAAAAAGAGGCAATGGACTGTAACTGAAGCAGCTTGTCTTCGGCACCAG GTAAAGAAAGCTACTGATGCATACCATCTGGGAGTCGCCCTTGGACACCGGAAAGACATGCTCAACTTCTGGCGCAAAATTCGAGGTGATCTGATTGGGCTAGAAACTGGAAATGAGTCCTTTTATGATACCTTCTCTACTTACACATGGTCCTGGAATGTTTGCCAAGAGCTCCTTTCAAGTAAAGATTTAAAGTTGAATGATGCCCGAACAAATAGATATTCCCATGCAAGAGCCCTCTTCTCATCCTTCCCGTACATCACAGAGTCTGACATAGAgttaggaaggaaaaggaaaaggaagagaactcTGCGAGGACAAACATAA